Proteins found in one Pectobacterium atrosepticum genomic segment:
- a CDS encoding cytoplasmic protein → MHVISRAPFDAATNQFPNQAVALADLYRVIKREMYATPEDMKKRFPSLDRMKYREKWWVIDIGGGHLRVMFFADFERGKIFIKHITSHAEYDRLTEYYRRNKE, encoded by the coding sequence ATGCATGTGATTTCGCGCGCACCTTTTGATGCTGCAACCAACCAGTTTCCGAATCAGGCGGTAGCACTCGCTGACCTATATCGGGTTATAAAACGCGAAATGTATGCAACGCCGGAGGATATGAAAAAACGCTTTCCCAGCTTAGATAGGATGAAATATCGAGAAAAGTGGTGGGTTATTGATATCGGTGGTGGGCATCTTCGAGTGATGTTTTTTGCTGATTTTGAGCGAGGGAAAATCTTCATCAAGCACATAACATCCCATGCAGAGTACGACAGGCTGACAGAGTATTACCGGAGGAATAAAGAATGA
- a CDS encoding helix-turn-helix domain-containing protein: MMYADAIKAANDLTSIVPFLGGSTSRKDYEDALKLTEYLIESEPDSSLIDMLTAKIDKYENEAPEFAAFNERIKALPAGIALLRVLMDQHQLMQSDFEAEIGKKSLVSRILNGERTLTLAHMRALAKRFNIPVSAFVD; the protein is encoded by the coding sequence ATGATGTATGCAGATGCCATCAAGGCAGCTAACGATCTGACGAGTATCGTACCGTTCCTCGGGGGCAGCACCTCTCGTAAGGATTATGAGGATGCACTGAAACTCACTGAATATCTGATCGAGAGTGAGCCTGATAGTTCGCTAATCGATATGCTGACTGCCAAAATTGATAAATACGAAAATGAGGCGCCGGAGTTTGCAGCCTTCAACGAACGTATTAAAGCACTCCCTGCCGGTATCGCTTTGCTACGTGTCCTCATGGATCAGCACCAGCTAATGCAGAGTGATTTTGAAGCTGAGATCGGTAAAAAGTCTCTGGTATCCCGTATTCTAAACGGTGAGCGTACGTTAACACTTGCTCATATGAGAGCTCTCGCTAAGCGATTCAATATTCCCGTGAGTGCTTTTGTTGATTAA